The following are from one region of the Ischnura elegans chromosome X, ioIscEleg1.1, whole genome shotgun sequence genome:
- the LOC124170981 gene encoding uncharacterized protein LOC124170981, with protein MCFGGKAAEKTCEQQTTVMRFEGKVARKSRSSWLSSKVHAIKKLMAWLRKGRRDIPDEQCDNDANEALESRLAASCSPLPYTGLPPYCGPPPYSPPAATYAPAPFCEPCCCCWRAAWPADADIGAWGAVVTTAQLPEQQSPCYGC; from the exons ATGTGCTTTGGAGGGAAGGCTGCGGAGAAGACGTGCGAGCAGCAGACGACAGTCATGCGCTTCGAAGGCAAGGTTGCGAGGAAGAGCCGCTCCTCGTGGCTCTCGTCCAAAGTGCACGCCATCAAGAAG CTGATGGCGTGGTTGCGCAAGGGACGACGGGACATCCCCGACGAGCAGTGCGACAACGATGCCAACGAAGCCCTCGAGTCCCGCCTGGCCGCATCTTGCAGCCCGCTGCCATACACCGGACTACCGCCTTACTGCGGCCCGCCGCCATACAGCCCACCCGCTGCCACCTACGCCCCCGCGCCTTTCTGCGAGCCGTGTTGCTGCTGCTGGCGGGCCGCGTGGCCGGCGGACGCGGACATCGGCGCCTGGGGTGCCGTGGTGACGACGGCTCAACTTCCGGAGCAGCAGAGCCCGTGCTACGGTTGCTAG